In a single window of the Grus americana isolate bGruAme1 chromosome 31, bGruAme1.mat, whole genome shotgun sequence genome:
- the AMHR2 gene encoding anti-Muellerian hormone type-2 receptor: protein MGLAPGLPGPHNLSCVSYKHPSVRGGLGGAGGGRAGTVRCPPGQCCIGIWNQSHALVQGLGVPWAAPWGAPVTAMVSPGCWGGGGAACPSPTCAPSPAGPPGGSVFVCLCRGHLCNRNGTGTAPGLGGPSRLGSAGTLWLWGAGPPLLLLLLACLAVLGPVSLITGVPGWGVPAWGAPPCPCVPRVPTPGLRRARAHTGRPPQGSQGIGVPPEPPSLDLPALRFLQVLQAGRFSAVWRGTLQQRPVAIKAFVAGAAGRFAAERAVHGLPLMEHENVARLLGTRGAGPCARGGLLVLQLYPAGSLRHFLGQHVGTWAGSVRLALSLARGLAFLHQELWRDGLYKPSVVHRDLSSQNVLVREDGTCAIGDFGLALALPPRTQAGTGARHAVPIRKAGTQRYLAPEILDESLDLRAWGRALRQADVYALALLLWEILSRCQALSPGAPVPAFRLAYEAELGASPTGAELRRLAVEERRRPLIPPAWHRAPQPGGALPELLEDCWDPDPEARLSAERVLQRLQRLAAAPAPALPAGPPGPPAARAGPPADERESPELSPTMWDPGAAPPPRGAPPVPPRAGQEGGEEAEEADEEGSEAAQALFVLLLLLLQQRL from the exons ATGGGGCTGGCGCCGGGGCtgccag GTCCCCACAACCTCAGCTGCGTCTCCTACAAGCACCCCAGCGTgcggggggggttggggggcgcgggggggggcagggccgGTACCGTCCGCTGCCCCCCCGGCCAGTGCTGCATCGGTATCTGGAACCAGAGCCACGCACTGGTGCAGG gCCTCGGGGTCCCCTgggcagcaccctggggtgccccgGTGACGGCGATGGtgtccccaggctgctgggggggcgggggggccgccTGCCCCTCTCCCACCTGCGCCCCCAGTCCCGCGGGCCCCCCCGGCGGCTCCGTCTTCGTCTGCCTCTGCCGCGGCCACCTCTGCAACCGCAACGGCACCGGGacggccccggggctggggg GGCCCAGTCGCTTGGGGTCCGCGGGGACCCTCTGGCTGTGGGGTGCCggtccccccctcctcctcctcctcctcgcctgCCTGGCGGTCCTCG gTCCTGTGTCCCTGATTACGGGGGTCCCCGGGTGGGGGGTCCCTGCGTGGGGTGCCCCTCCGTGTCCCTGTGTCCCACGTGTCCCCACACCAGGGCTGCGACGGGCGAGGGCCCACACAGGGCGGCCCCCCCAGGGGTCCCAGGGGATCGGGgtccccccagagccccccagccTGGACCTGCCTGCGCTGCGCTTCCTGCAG GTGCTGCAGGCGGGACGCTTCTCGGCGGTGTGGCGGGGCACCCTGCAGCAGCGGCCGGTGGCCATCAAGGCCTTCGTGGCCGGTGCGGCCGGGCGCTTTGCGGCGGAGCGTGCGGTGCACGGGCTGCCCCTGATGGAGCACGAGAACGTGGCCCGGCTGCTGGGCACACGGggggccgggccctgcgcccgCGGGGGGCTCCTGGTGCTCCAGCTCTACCCCGCC GGCTCCCTGCGGCACTTCCTGGGGCAGCACGTGGGGACGTGGGCCGGCAGCGTGCGCCTGGCGCTCTCCCTCGCCCGCGGCCTGGCCTTCCTGCACCAGGAGCTCTGGCGCGACG gccTGTACAAGCCCAGCGTGGTGCACCGGGACCTGAGCAGCCAGAACGTGCTGGTGCGGGAGGACGGGACCTGCGCCATCGGGGACTTCGGGCTGGCGCTGGCGCTGCCACCGCGCACCCAGGCTGGCACCGGCGCCCGCCACGCCGTGCCCATCCGCAAG GCGGGCACCCAGCGGTACCTGGCACCCGAAATCCTGGACGAGAGCCTGGACCTGCGCGCGTGGGGCCGGGCGCTGCGGCAGGCGGACGTCTACGCCCTGGCGCTGCTCCTCTGGGAGATCCTCTCGCGCTGCCAGGCCCTCAGCCCCG GAGCACCCGTGCCGGCGTTCCGGCTGGCGTACGAGGCGGAGCTGGGTGCCAGCCCCACGGGTGCTGAGCTCCGGCGCTTGGCCGTGGAGGAGCGGCGACGGCCGCTCATCCCCCCCGCCTGGCACCGTGCCCCCCAG CCCGGGGGGGCTCTGCCGGAGCTGCTGGAGGATTGCTGGGACCCCGACCCCGAGGCCCGGCTCTCGGCCGAGCGGGTGCTCCAGCGGCTGCAGCGTCTGGctgccgcccccgccccggccctgcccgccggcccccccggcccccccgctgcccgggccgggccccccGCAGATGAGCGAGAG AGCCCGGAGCTGTCACCCACCATGTGGGACCCTGGTGCAG cccccccaccccggggtgccccccccgtacccccccgGGCTGGACAAGAAGGCGGCGAAGAAGCTGAAGAAGCGGATGAAGAAGgctcagaagcagcacagg cgctcttcgtcctcctcctcctcctcctccagcagcgaCTCTGA